In Pelosinus sp. UFO1, one genomic interval encodes:
- a CDS encoding NADH-quinone oxidoreductase subunit B gives MEVTKLQSQEEQDNDLLQKNIILTSFDTVLKWARSNSLWPLSSGLACCAIEMMSAAAARFDLSRFGYEVFRASPRQADLLIVAGTVTWAMAGPLKRLYEQMPEPKYVIAMGSCANSGGPFADSYSVVPGVDKILPVDVYIPGCPPRPEALIHGMLELKRKIKNPEVARRKS, from the coding sequence ATGGAAGTAACTAAACTGCAATCACAAGAAGAGCAAGACAATGATTTGTTGCAGAAAAATATAATTTTAACAAGTTTTGATACCGTATTAAAATGGGCGCGAAGTAATTCACTGTGGCCGCTGTCTTCGGGTCTTGCTTGTTGTGCGATAGAGATGATGTCGGCTGCCGCCGCGCGGTTTGATTTGTCAAGATTCGGGTACGAGGTTTTTCGTGCTTCACCAAGACAAGCTGATTTGCTCATTGTTGCGGGCACCGTGACTTGGGCAATGGCTGGTCCGTTAAAGCGTTTGTATGAGCAGATGCCTGAACCCAAATATGTCATCGCCATGGGCAGTTGTGCAAATTCTGGAGGTCCTTTTGCCGACTCGTATTCGGTTGTTCCCGGTGTGGACAAGATTTTACCAGTCGATGTGTATATTCCTGGTTGCCCGCCGCGTCCGGAAGCTTTGATTCACGGAATGTTGGAATTAAAACGCAAGATTAAGAATCC
- a CDS encoding NADH-quinone oxidoreductase subunit A, which yields MLLDFGNIGLLLLVALVFPLLALGTAFFIRPRPRQHGIEKSLPYECGVDTVGETWVQFRASYFLYALVFVAFDIETVFLYLWAIKFQQLGKFAFIEMFIFLSILLVGLGYAWKKGALEWK from the coding sequence ATGTTACTAGATTTTGGAAATATTGGATTATTACTGCTCGTTGCTTTGGTTTTTCCCCTATTAGCGTTAGGGACTGCATTTTTTATTCGCCCTCGCCCTCGCCAGCATGGTATAGAAAAATCTTTGCCTTATGAGTGTGGTGTAGATACGGTTGGCGAGACTTGGGTACAATTTAGAGCAAGTTATTTTTTGTATGCATTAGTATTTGTCGCTTTTGATATTGAAACTGTTTTTCTATATCTTTGGGCGATTAAGTTTCAGCAGTTGGGAAAGTTTGCCTTTATTGAAATGTTTATTTTCCTTAGTATTTTATTGGTAGGGCTAGGATATGCCTGGAAGAAAGGAGCCTTGGAATGGAAGTAA